From the genome of Pygocentrus nattereri isolate fPygNat1 chromosome 25, fPygNat1.pri, whole genome shotgun sequence, one region includes:
- the LOC119261525 gene encoding protein PET117 homolog, mitochondrial produces the protein MSTASKVVLGVSVVLTVSTVVGVHVKQNWDRQRLREGVLRDLERLERKRENLRALEEQIQLTRELVAEQAYQQAEAARGS, from the exons ATGTCTACAGCCTCTAAAGTTGTGCTCGGCGTATCGGTGGTCCTGACGGTCAGCACGGTCGTGGGAGTTCACGTTAAGCAGAACTGGGACCGGCAG AGGCTGCGCGAGGGAGTGCTGCGAGACCTGGAGCGTTTAGAGCGGAAGCGGGAGAACCTGCGAGCGCTCGAGGAGCAGATCCAGCTGACCAGAGAGCTTGTGGCCGAACAAGCGTATCAGCAAGCTGAGGCGGCCAGAGGGTCCTGA